A section of the Verrucomicrobium sp. GAS474 genome encodes:
- a CDS encoding FAD-dependent oxidoreductase, translating into MSFRATPKTISLAPRSVPLDDRWDVIVVGGGPAGCAAAIASAREGARTLLVESSGALGGAGTTALVPAWCPFSDKEKVIYRGIAEKVFRAAKEGLAHVKEKDLDWVPIDAERLKRVYDHLVTSSGAEILFHTVLSDVVLAGGGDPADGVVSHLVVSNKAGLSALRAKVYVDCTGDADLAAWAGAEFQQGDRDGTVQPATHCFILANVDEEAYFSGPGLFATNKESPIHAILKSGRYPLIPDTHLCQNLIGPGTVGFNAGHLWNVDSTDPASVSRALVLGRKMAASYRDALAEFAPAAFGNAHLVTTGAAVGIRESRRIVGDYCLTLDDYAARRSFDDEICRNCYFIDLHFTREEAASLDVTEVNVETRFAHYGPGESHGIPYRCLTPAGLRNVLVAGRSISCERIVHGSIRVMPVCLAMGEAAGMAAALAGERFDSDVHAVDTEALRDRLRSEGVYLPLPGPRPQKEPEPVLAR; encoded by the coding sequence ATGAGTTTCCGCGCGACGCCGAAGACGATTTCCCTCGCCCCCCGCTCCGTTCCCCTCGACGACCGCTGGGACGTCATCGTCGTCGGGGGCGGCCCCGCCGGATGCGCCGCCGCCATCGCCTCGGCCCGCGAAGGGGCGCGGACCCTCCTCGTCGAATCGTCGGGCGCCCTCGGCGGGGCCGGGACCACCGCCCTCGTCCCCGCCTGGTGTCCCTTTTCCGACAAGGAGAAGGTGATCTACCGGGGCATCGCCGAAAAGGTCTTCCGCGCGGCGAAGGAAGGGCTCGCCCACGTGAAGGAGAAGGACCTCGACTGGGTTCCCATCGACGCCGAGCGGCTGAAGCGGGTCTACGACCACCTCGTCACCTCTTCCGGCGCGGAGATCCTCTTCCACACCGTCCTCTCCGACGTCGTCCTGGCCGGGGGCGGGGACCCGGCCGACGGCGTCGTCTCCCACCTCGTCGTCTCGAACAAGGCGGGCCTCTCCGCCCTCCGCGCGAAGGTCTACGTCGATTGCACCGGCGACGCCGACCTCGCCGCCTGGGCCGGGGCCGAGTTCCAGCAGGGCGACCGCGACGGCACCGTCCAGCCCGCCACCCATTGCTTCATCCTCGCGAACGTCGACGAGGAGGCCTACTTCTCCGGCCCCGGCCTCTTCGCCACGAACAAGGAGAGCCCGATCCATGCGATCCTCAAGTCGGGCCGCTATCCCCTGATCCCCGACACCCACCTCTGCCAGAACCTCATCGGTCCCGGCACTGTCGGCTTCAACGCGGGCCACCTCTGGAACGTCGACAGCACCGATCCCGCCTCGGTCTCCCGCGCCCTGGTCCTGGGCCGGAAGATGGCCGCCTCCTACCGCGACGCCCTCGCCGAGTTCGCCCCCGCCGCCTTCGGCAACGCCCACCTCGTCACCACCGGCGCCGCCGTCGGCATCCGCGAGAGCCGCCGCATCGTCGGCGACTACTGCCTGACCCTCGACGACTACGCCGCCCGCCGCTCCTTCGACGACGAGATCTGCCGGAACTGCTACTTCATCGACCTCCACTTCACCCGCGAGGAGGCCGCCTCCCTCGACGTCACCGAGGTCAACGTCGAGACCCGCTTCGCCCACTACGGCCCCGGCGAGTCGCACGGCATCCCCTACCGCTGCCTCACCCCCGCCGGCCTGCGGAACGTCCTCGTCGCGGGCCGGTCGATCTCGTGCGAGCGGATCGTCCACGGCAGCATCCGCGTCATGCCGGTCTGCCTCGCCATGGGCGAGGCCGCCGGGATGGCGGCGGCCCTGGCGGGGGAACGCTTCGATTCCGACGTCCACGCCGTCGACACCGAGGCGCTGCGCGACCGGCTGCGGAGCGAAGGCGTCTACCTGCCCCTGCCCGGGCCCCGCCCGCAGAAGGAGCCTGAGCCGGTCTTGGCGCGGTGA
- a CDS encoding DNA-3-methyladenine glycosylase I: MIPSPAKPRCAWVPLDKPHYVAYHDTEWGVPVHDDRLLFEMLILEGAQAGLSWETILKRREGYRKAFRQFDPKKVAKMTDAELEALMDDPGIIRLRLKIVSARKNAVAFLAIQKEFGSFDAYLWNCVGGKPRVTARQAGSTPTVTSPESDALSKDLKKRGMTFVGSTILYAYLQAVGVVNDHSVDCFCFSRRGK; this comes from the coding sequence ATGATCCCCTCCCCCGCCAAGCCCCGCTGCGCCTGGGTCCCCCTCGACAAGCCCCACTACGTCGCCTACCACGACACCGAATGGGGCGTCCCGGTCCACGACGACCGGCTCCTCTTCGAGATGCTGATCCTCGAGGGAGCGCAGGCCGGGCTGAGCTGGGAGACGATCCTGAAGCGGCGCGAGGGCTACCGGAAGGCGTTCCGCCAGTTCGACCCGAAAAAGGTGGCGAAGATGACCGACGCCGAACTGGAGGCGCTGATGGACGATCCGGGGATCATCCGGCTGCGGCTGAAGATCGTTTCCGCGCGGAAGAACGCCGTCGCCTTCCTCGCGATCCAGAAGGAGTTCGGCTCCTTCGACGCCTACCTGTGGAACTGCGTCGGCGGGAAGCCCCGCGTGACGGCGCGGCAGGCGGGAAGCACTCCGACGGTGACCTCGCCCGAGTCGGACGCGCTCTCGAAGGATCTGAAGAAGCGGGGGATGACCTTCGTCGGCTCGACGATCCTCTACGCTTACCTCCAGGCGGTCGGCGTCGTGAACGACCACTCGGTCGATTGCTTTTGCTTTTCCCGCCGGGGGAAATAA
- a CDS encoding 3'-5' exonuclease, translating into MDTVIFDLETTGLSPVRDEIIQIAGMRMRTGQVLESETFSTFVRPRQPISGFISSYTGITNHHVREAPGAAEALRAFSEFVGGAVLIAHNGRRFDMPFLRESCAREGLETRPVGFFDSIDFSKRVWGGRGGHGLDAVMARLNLKADGERRHDARSDVRILAEAVRRMWSQFCPECRTSPVPQGTGVLAR; encoded by the coding sequence ATGGACACGGTGATTTTCGACCTGGAGACGACGGGGCTCTCTCCCGTCCGCGACGAGATCATTCAGATCGCCGGGATGCGGATGCGAACGGGGCAGGTGCTGGAGAGCGAGACCTTCTCGACTTTCGTCCGTCCGCGCCAGCCGATCTCCGGCTTCATCTCTTCCTACACCGGGATCACGAATCATCACGTGCGCGAGGCCCCCGGCGCGGCGGAAGCCCTCCGCGCTTTTTCCGAGTTCGTCGGCGGGGCGGTCCTCATCGCCCACAACGGACGGCGGTTCGACATGCCGTTCCTTCGCGAGAGTTGCGCCCGCGAAGGGCTGGAGACGCGGCCCGTCGGCTTCTTCGACTCGATCGATTTTTCCAAGCGCGTATGGGGCGGGCGGGGCGGCCACGGCCTCGACGCGGTGATGGCCCGCCTCAATCTGAAAGCCGATGGGGAGCGCCGCCACGACGCCCGGAGCGACGTCCGCATCCTGGCCGAGGCGGTGCGCCGGATGTGGTCGCAGTTCTGCCCCGAGTGCCGCACCAGCCCCGTCCCGCAGGGGACCGGGGTGCTGGCGCGGTAG
- a CDS encoding CHASE2 domain-containing protein: MDKTPSAPTDGALRFPALGLTGRLDLKRARIAAGFGLVWAVLVSFFHFGGFFDAAEERLVDWETTWIASAPAQSDKDAYALLSIDRVPSDRPWPWPRLDYAILLRGLLPEHPRSVVFEMLMHDEDPRYTAFDDTFASLIRRCGTGAVVLAAAALQTDAKTPPPENALALSLALPSSSDPKADLKPDAEPNPKANPDKAMPTRYGSLFWPVPTFSEGAFVGVTNLGPDTDGVLRHVPLFFRVRDKILPSLALAAAASRIGADLARSEVRPGHEVILRDGNGKTLRRVPIDASGSLRLRLRSPGLPVLRIGNDDFVLGADQVERGIRPDAVPMASLAGRQVWIAATDPSVAKPLQTPGGLRAPVEVAMAASAQIVRGDFLHPIPKALASLLFLVTGGVLAYAARRFHFGRALLLIGTTLASITLVSLAAVALANVVFPLIALAVLGTGVILSGLAAGAWESEGEIASRQHDPLPQEIDSP; the protein is encoded by the coding sequence ATGGACAAGACGCCTTCGGCCCCCACGGATGGGGCCCTGCGATTTCCGGCGTTGGGTCTCACGGGCCGCCTCGACCTGAAGCGGGCGCGGATCGCCGCCGGCTTCGGCCTCGTCTGGGCCGTCCTCGTCAGCTTTTTCCACTTCGGCGGGTTCTTCGACGCCGCCGAGGAGCGCCTCGTCGACTGGGAGACGACCTGGATCGCCTCCGCCCCGGCCCAGTCTGACAAGGACGCCTACGCCCTCCTCTCCATCGACCGCGTGCCGAGCGACCGCCCCTGGCCGTGGCCCCGGCTCGACTACGCCATCCTCCTCCGCGGCCTCCTCCCGGAACATCCCCGGAGCGTCGTCTTCGAGATGCTGATGCACGACGAGGACCCCCGCTACACCGCCTTCGATGACACCTTCGCCTCCCTCATCCGCCGCTGCGGCACCGGGGCCGTCGTCCTCGCCGCCGCCGCCCTCCAGACCGACGCGAAGACCCCGCCGCCCGAGAATGCCCTGGCGCTCTCCCTCGCCCTCCCTTCCTCCTCCGATCCCAAGGCGGACCTGAAACCCGACGCGGAACCCAATCCGAAGGCCAATCCCGACAAGGCGATGCCGACCCGCTACGGCTCCCTGTTCTGGCCGGTGCCGACCTTCTCCGAAGGGGCCTTCGTCGGGGTGACGAACCTCGGCCCCGACACCGACGGCGTCCTCCGCCACGTCCCGCTCTTCTTCCGCGTCCGCGACAAGATCCTCCCCTCCCTCGCCCTCGCCGCCGCCGCCTCCCGGATCGGGGCCGACCTCGCGCGGAGCGAGGTCCGGCCCGGCCATGAGGTGATCCTCCGGGACGGGAACGGGAAGACCCTTCGTCGCGTCCCGATCGACGCCTCGGGCTCCCTCCGCCTCCGCCTCCGCAGCCCCGGCCTCCCCGTCCTCCGCATCGGCAACGACGACTTCGTCCTCGGCGCCGACCAGGTCGAGCGCGGGATCCGGCCCGACGCCGTCCCGATGGCCTCCCTCGCCGGGCGGCAGGTCTGGATCGCCGCCACCGATCCCTCCGTCGCGAAGCCGCTCCAGACCCCGGGCGGCCTCCGCGCCCCCGTCGAGGTCGCGATGGCCGCCTCGGCCCAGATCGTCCGGGGCGATTTCCTCCACCCGATCCCGAAGGCCCTCGCCTCGCTCCTCTTCCTCGTCACCGGCGGCGTCCTCGCCTATGCGGCGCGGCGCTTCCACTTCGGCCGGGCCCTCCTCCTGATCGGGACGACCCTCGCCTCGATCACCCTGGTCTCCCTCGCCGCCGTCGCGCTGGCCAACGTCGTCTTCCCGCTCATCGCCCTCGCCGTCCTCGGCACCGGCGTCATCCTCTCCGGCCTCGCCGCCGGGGCGTGGGAGAGCGAGGGGGAGATCGCCTCCCGTCAGCACGATCCGTTGCCGCAAGAGATCGATTCACCCTAA
- a CDS encoding aldo/keto reductase, translating to MNTLRLGTSGLVVSRLALGCMTYGLPERGNHPWTLPEEESRPFIKRALDLGINFFDTANAYSDGTSEEIVGRALRDYAQRDEIVVATKAYHPWRDRPNTGGLSRKALFAAVDDSLRRLGTDYIDLYQIHRWDPHTPIEETMEALHDIVKSGRVRYLGASSMRAWQFAKALHVAEWRGWTRFISMQPHYNLIYREEEREMFGLCRDEGIGVIPWSPLARGKLARPAPEPARPGAESPATARDGSDLVSRRLYDKTAEADRAVVEAVGRIAAARGLPPAQVALAWVLRNPVVTAPIIGASKPRHLEDAVAALELVLTPEEAAALEAPYVAHDAVI from the coding sequence ATGAACACCCTCCGCCTCGGCACCTCCGGCCTCGTCGTCTCCCGCCTCGCCCTCGGCTGCATGACCTACGGCCTCCCGGAGCGGGGGAACCATCCGTGGACCCTCCCCGAGGAGGAGAGCCGTCCCTTCATCAAGCGGGCCCTCGACCTCGGCATCAATTTCTTCGACACGGCGAACGCCTATTCCGACGGGACGAGCGAGGAGATCGTCGGCCGGGCGCTGCGGGACTACGCGCAGCGGGACGAGATCGTCGTCGCCACGAAGGCCTACCACCCGTGGCGGGACCGGCCCAACACGGGCGGCCTCTCCCGCAAGGCCCTCTTCGCCGCCGTCGACGACAGCCTGCGGCGGCTCGGCACCGATTACATCGACCTCTACCAGATCCACCGCTGGGACCCGCACACGCCGATCGAGGAGACGATGGAGGCCCTCCACGACATCGTGAAATCGGGCCGCGTCCGCTACCTCGGGGCCTCGTCGATGCGGGCCTGGCAGTTCGCGAAGGCGCTCCACGTCGCCGAGTGGCGGGGGTGGACCCGCTTCATCTCGATGCAGCCCCATTACAACCTCATCTACCGCGAGGAGGAGCGGGAGATGTTCGGCCTCTGCCGGGACGAGGGGATCGGCGTGATCCCGTGGAGCCCCCTCGCCCGGGGGAAGCTCGCCCGGCCCGCGCCGGAGCCCGCGCGGCCCGGCGCGGAATCGCCCGCGACGGCGCGGGACGGCTCCGACCTCGTCAGCCGCCGCCTCTACGACAAGACCGCCGAGGCCGACCGGGCCGTCGTCGAGGCGGTCGGCCGGATCGCCGCCGCGCGGGGCCTCCCCCCGGCGCAGGTCGCCCTGGCGTGGGTCCTCCGGAACCCCGTCGTCACCGCCCCGATCATCGGCGCGTCGAAGCCCCGCCATCTGGAGGACGCCGTGGCGGCCCTCGAGCTCGTCCTCACCCCTGAGGAGGCCGCCGCCCTGGAGGCCCCCTACGTCGCCCACGACGCCGTGATCTAA
- a CDS encoding DUF4349 domain-containing protein, producing MSTPSERELHQRIDDWLALAEADALPSEEKKALDLHLAACPACRRIATEHHAMSQHLKATLEPRRPDAAFEERLLTRFREEATELEEEITSAPSSRWNLSYLMAGISRAFRVPAFRYGGAVAGLAALVVTGAVLTQEPIPEGGPVFRSRVPYGLAKKEYASDAQSYAPTPARPSSRSGDIGDLPDAGGSAAPDSPAFAPFDSSTRIATGGRFAVSAAKIAIAHPVGNVWASAASEASPASPAFAGAMAAPAPAPASDVARKIIRRSHVEMETAAFAPALAGIDAAAKAAGGLIDTQSQARGANGKISGTLVVKVLPENLDAFLDRIAALGEVKSRTTDADDISKAYADTTARIANNRAMEARLVKMIAEKDGKVGDLLQVERELGRVRSEIETMEAEIRLDDALVRYATVTIALRERDLAHSAVPDRAVLALTLIVADGNVPAAVDQAKAVLAAQAPQAEFLSARLQQDGTEGAPATTAEATLAVRAPAAQAVAAEAALRTLGPVTAFTRTDETTDADAPIRFEVRLVSEADPIQQTDLVLGLPGDAVEGKAAALRGEAASFGATVRDSGFTRSDDGRTEATLRLRLPLERYPALLARLRGEGKIVRFTEERHDTKTAEAHAGGSKQTATAEIALTLQSEAAIVPDANAPWAVLRNTLAQGAAALGWSLRMIGVALAFLAPWVAVAALVGGIVWLARKRKK from the coding sequence ATGAGCACCCCCTCCGAACGAGAACTCCACCAACGGATCGACGACTGGCTGGCGCTGGCCGAGGCCGACGCCCTCCCTTCCGAAGAGAAGAAGGCCCTCGACCTTCACCTCGCCGCCTGCCCCGCCTGCCGCCGCATCGCCACCGAACACCACGCCATGAGCCAACACCTGAAAGCGACCCTCGAACCCCGCCGTCCCGACGCCGCCTTTGAAGAGCGCCTCCTCACCCGCTTCCGCGAGGAAGCGACGGAACTGGAAGAGGAAATCACGTCCGCTCCTTCTTCCCGCTGGAATCTCTCCTACCTCATGGCCGGGATCAGCCGCGCCTTCCGCGTTCCCGCCTTCCGCTACGGCGGGGCTGTCGCCGGACTCGCGGCCCTCGTCGTAACCGGGGCAGTGTTGACGCAGGAGCCGATCCCGGAAGGGGGGCCGGTCTTCCGCTCGCGCGTCCCGTATGGGTTGGCGAAGAAAGAGTATGCCTCGGATGCGCAGAGCTACGCCCCGACCCCGGCCCGGCCCTCTTCCAGATCGGGCGACATCGGCGACTTGCCCGATGCCGGCGGCAGCGCGGCACCCGACTCTCCGGCGTTCGCTCCCTTCGACTCCTCGACCCGGATCGCAACAGGAGGGCGGTTCGCTGTCAGCGCCGCCAAGATCGCCATCGCCCACCCCGTCGGCAACGTCTGGGCTTCCGCCGCCTCCGAAGCCTCCCCGGCCTCTCCCGCTTTTGCTGGTGCCATGGCGGCCCCGGCTCCCGCCCCCGCCTCCGACGTGGCGAGGAAAATCATCCGCCGCAGCCATGTCGAGATGGAAACCGCCGCCTTCGCTCCCGCTTTGGCCGGGATCGACGCGGCGGCGAAGGCGGCGGGCGGCCTCATCGACACGCAGAGCCAGGCGCGGGGCGCGAACGGCAAGATCTCCGGCACCCTCGTCGTGAAGGTCCTGCCCGAGAACCTCGACGCCTTCCTCGACCGGATCGCCGCCCTCGGCGAGGTGAAGAGCCGGACGACCGACGCCGACGACATCTCGAAGGCCTACGCCGACACGACGGCCCGCATCGCGAACAACCGCGCCATGGAGGCCCGCCTCGTGAAGATGATCGCGGAGAAGGACGGCAAGGTCGGCGACCTCCTCCAGGTCGAGCGCGAGCTGGGCCGCGTCCGCAGCGAGATCGAGACGATGGAGGCCGAGATCCGCCTCGACGACGCCCTCGTCCGCTACGCCACCGTCACGATCGCCCTCCGCGAGCGCGACCTCGCCCACTCCGCCGTCCCCGACCGGGCCGTCCTCGCCCTCACCCTCATCGTCGCCGACGGGAACGTCCCCGCCGCCGTCGACCAGGCGAAGGCCGTCCTCGCCGCCCAGGCCCCCCAGGCCGAGTTCCTCTCCGCCCGACTCCAGCAGGACGGGACCGAGGGCGCCCCCGCCACGACCGCCGAGGCGACCCTCGCCGTCCGCGCCCCCGCCGCCCAGGCCGTGGCCGCCGAGGCCGCCCTGCGGACCCTCGGCCCCGTCACCGCCTTCACCCGGACCGACGAGACGACCGACGCCGACGCCCCCATCCGCTTCGAGGTCCGCCTCGTCTCCGAGGCCGACCCGATCCAGCAGACCGACCTCGTCCTCGGGCTCCCCGGCGACGCCGTCGAGGGGAAAGCCGCCGCGCTCCGCGGGGAGGCCGCCTCCTTCGGCGCGACCGTCCGCGACTCGGGCTTCACCCGGAGCGACGACGGCCGCACCGAGGCGACCCTCCGCCTCCGCCTCCCGCTCGAACGCTATCCGGCCCTCCTCGCCCGCCTCCGGGGCGAAGGAAAGATCGTCCGCTTCACCGAAGAGCGCCACGACACGAAGACGGCGGAAGCCCATGCCGGCGGCAGCAAGCAGACCGCGACCGCCGAGATCGCCCTCACCCTCCAGAGCGAAGCCGCCATCGTCCCCGACGCCAACGCCCCCTGGGCCGTCCTGCGGAACACCCTGGCCCAGGGAGCCGCCGCCCTCGGCTGGAGCCTCCGGATGATCGGGGTCGCCCTCGCCTTCCTCGCCCCGTGGGTCGCCGTGGCGGCGCTGGTCGGCGGGATCGTCTGGCTCGCCCGGAAACGGAAGAAGTAA
- a CDS encoding DUF5703 domain-containing protein: MRQPVLSLLLVALGIVGAGAQAQPAPGAYDVTWDSVAWKNSAAKPWLGSMPLGNGDLGLNVWVEENGDLVFLIGKTDAWSENGELLKLGRVRLHLAASPLVAKSFRQVLKPEEGAVEVYSPADAPRPLYRVWVDANHPVAHVEVRTASGKATGAQADLELWRNEPREVRRVKGRERDNVEFNDGFRELRDTPGSLVTVDPDTVLPAKPGGDRIAWCHHNGRSLYPALLANQHLESLLPKYPDPLLNRTFGAVLEGPGFVASGDRTLKLMKESAAFRLDLYALATTAPDVEAWADDAGVLADTLSGLDIEAARLAHRNWWRAFWGRSWIVVDGNDLPGGDPTDGEMARAVTQSYAMQRWMTAGSGRSVAAMPIPFNGAIFTVGKETPKEKYDPAKGDTGNPDFRTGGGNIPFQNTRHIYWPMLASGDYDLMRPFFRRYRENLALLTERTRLYDKHAGAAFPETGFFWGLPNDADFGIGNKEAVLQNLAIRYEIQGGLELTAMMLDYYDATQDTDFLVNTLLPLADGVAAYYDQHWQRGGDGKIVFSPAQSLTTYQSPSGKDVVNPLPDIAGLMAVLPRLIALPPGTATAAQRTAWKKTLADLPPLPRGKTGTGRNNTPDKVPIPSTTQKDDGAPILLPAQVYGTEKNVENPEEYAIFPYRLFGVGLPEIDLGLNTFRARNFTDSTGWAWDGIVAACLGLSDDAKREAIRNFAEDRNPDTGHGPNYPGLSAFSREARFKWFWKPGPSSGPGNGTEPALDNGGVGQSILQSMLLQQRGEKIVLFPAWPKEWNVSFKLHAARNTTVEGVLKNGKLERLTVTPPERRGDVIVREAQ; the protein is encoded by the coding sequence ATGCGGCAGCCGGTCCTTTCACTCCTTCTCGTCGCCTTGGGCATTGTGGGTGCCGGAGCGCAAGCCCAGCCCGCCCCCGGAGCCTACGACGTCACGTGGGATAGCGTGGCCTGGAAGAACTCCGCCGCGAAGCCGTGGCTCGGCTCGATGCCCCTCGGCAACGGCGACCTCGGCCTCAACGTCTGGGTCGAGGAAAACGGCGACCTCGTCTTCCTCATCGGCAAGACCGACGCGTGGAGCGAGAACGGCGAACTCCTGAAACTGGGGCGCGTCCGCCTCCACCTCGCCGCCTCCCCGCTTGTCGCGAAGTCGTTCCGGCAGGTGCTGAAGCCCGAGGAGGGGGCCGTCGAGGTCTACTCCCCCGCCGACGCGCCCCGCCCCCTCTATCGCGTCTGGGTCGACGCGAACCACCCCGTCGCCCACGTCGAGGTCCGCACCGCCTCCGGCAAGGCGACCGGGGCGCAGGCCGACCTCGAGCTCTGGCGGAACGAACCCCGCGAGGTCCGCCGCGTCAAGGGCCGGGAACGAGACAACGTCGAGTTCAACGACGGCTTCCGCGAGCTTCGCGATACCCCCGGCAGCCTCGTCACCGTCGATCCCGATACCGTCCTCCCCGCGAAACCGGGCGGCGACCGGATCGCCTGGTGCCATCACAACGGGCGGAGCCTCTACCCAGCCCTCCTCGCCAATCAGCATCTCGAATCGCTCCTGCCGAAATACCCCGACCCGCTCCTGAACCGGACCTTCGGCGCGGTCCTCGAAGGACCGGGCTTCGTCGCCTCCGGGGACCGGACGTTGAAGCTGATGAAGGAGAGCGCCGCCTTCCGCCTCGATCTCTACGCCCTCGCCACCACCGCCCCCGACGTCGAGGCTTGGGCCGACGATGCGGGCGTCCTCGCCGATACTCTTTCCGGCCTCGACATCGAGGCGGCCCGCCTCGCCCACCGCAATTGGTGGCGCGCGTTCTGGGGCCGAAGCTGGATCGTCGTCGACGGGAACGACCTGCCCGGAGGCGATCCGACCGACGGCGAGATGGCCCGCGCCGTCACCCAGAGCTACGCGATGCAACGGTGGATGACCGCCGGAAGCGGCCGCTCCGTCGCCGCGATGCCGATCCCGTTCAACGGCGCGATCTTCACCGTCGGCAAGGAAACGCCGAAGGAAAAATACGACCCCGCCAAAGGCGACACCGGGAATCCCGACTTCCGCACCGGAGGCGGCAACATTCCGTTCCAGAACACCCGCCACATTTACTGGCCGATGCTCGCCTCGGGGGACTACGACCTCATGCGCCCCTTCTTCCGTCGTTATCGGGAGAACCTCGCGCTGTTGACCGAGCGGACCCGTCTCTACGACAAGCACGCGGGCGCGGCCTTCCCCGAGACCGGCTTCTTCTGGGGCCTGCCGAACGATGCCGACTTCGGCATCGGGAACAAGGAGGCCGTTCTCCAGAACCTCGCGATCCGGTACGAGATTCAGGGCGGCCTGGAGCTGACGGCGATGATGCTCGATTACTACGACGCCACGCAGGACACCGATTTTCTGGTCAACACCCTCCTCCCCCTCGCCGACGGCGTCGCCGCCTATTACGATCAACATTGGCAGCGGGGTGGGGATGGAAAAATCGTCTTCAGCCCTGCGCAATCGCTGACCACCTATCAATCGCCCAGCGGAAAGGATGTCGTCAACCCGCTCCCCGACATCGCCGGATTGATGGCCGTCCTCCCCCGCCTCATCGCCCTGCCGCCCGGAACGGCAACGGCGGCGCAGCGGACCGCGTGGAAGAAGACCCTCGCCGATCTCCCTCCCCTCCCGCGCGGCAAGACGGGAACGGGACGGAACAACACGCCCGACAAGGTGCCGATCCCCTCGACGACGCAGAAAGACGACGGCGCGCCGATCCTCCTCCCCGCGCAGGTCTACGGCACCGAGAAAAATGTCGAGAACCCCGAGGAATACGCGATCTTCCCCTACCGCCTCTTCGGCGTCGGCCTCCCCGAGATCGACCTCGGGCTGAACACCTTCCGCGCCCGGAACTTCACCGACAGCACCGGCTGGGCTTGGGACGGCATCGTCGCCGCCTGCCTCGGCCTGAGCGACGACGCGAAGCGCGAGGCAATCCGCAACTTCGCCGAGGACCGGAACCCCGACACCGGCCACGGGCCGAACTACCCCGGCCTCAGCGCCTTCAGCCGCGAGGCGCGCTTCAAGTGGTTCTGGAAGCCGGGCCCGAGCTCCGGCCCCGGGAACGGCACCGAGCCCGCCCTGGACAACGGCGGCGTCGGCCAGAGCATCCTCCAATCGATGCTCCTCCAGCAGCGCGGCGAAAAGATCGTCCTCTTCCCCGCGTGGCCGAAGGAATGGAACGTCTCCTTCAAGCTCCACGCGGCGCGGAACACGACCGTCGAGGGCGTGCTGAAGAACGGCAAACTCGAACGGCTGACCGTGACGCCGCCCGAACGGCGCGGCGACGTGATCGTGCGGGAAGCGCAGTAG
- a CDS encoding sigma-70 family RNA polymerase sigma factor, whose amino-acid sequence MDASASAFETVIREHGRRLHAIAYAVLQDGTEAEDVVQETFLKAYRTQLEGRRFPEPEKLPAWLAALARNAAIDRLRRSRRQSPLPDDAEETHADVRGTTPSAALETRERTAQVDGLLAALPEAHRIAVTLRFMEGMDYAAIALHMGISHGALRGLLGRAMQTLRLQAALLPSLLP is encoded by the coding sequence ATGGACGCTTCCGCCTCTGCCTTTGAAACCGTGATCCGGGAGCACGGACGTCGCCTCCATGCGATCGCCTACGCCGTCCTCCAGGACGGAACCGAGGCCGAGGACGTGGTGCAGGAGACCTTCCTCAAGGCCTACCGGACGCAGCTCGAAGGCCGCCGCTTTCCCGAGCCGGAGAAACTCCCCGCCTGGCTCGCCGCGCTGGCCCGGAACGCCGCCATCGACCGCCTCCGCCGGAGCCGCCGCCAAAGTCCCCTTCCCGACGATGCCGAGGAGACCCATGCCGACGTGCGCGGGACGACGCCCTCCGCCGCCCTCGAAACCCGGGAGCGGACGGCCCAGGTCGACGGCCTCCTCGCCGCCCTCCCCGAGGCCCACCGCATCGCCGTCACCCTCCGTTTCATGGAAGGGATGGATTACGCCGCCATCGCCCTCCACATGGGCATCAGCCACGGGGCCCTGCGCGGCCTCCTGGGCCGGGCCATGCAAACCCTGCGCTTGCAAGCCGCCCTCCTTCCCTCCCTCCTGCCATGA
- a CDS encoding MEDS domain-containing protein, producing the protein MECTSRHHCLVYEGSPALQLPALTATIQRRLNEGYRCLYLNSKPMVMGIRSSLAALGVDVAAEVQRGRLVLSSDSCVSADGVFDVTGMLGLLEETLDRALRDGYKGLWASGDMTWEFGSEKNFEKLVEYEHRLEEIFSRRPELMGICQYHRDTLPAEVIQQARAVHRSLYVNETLSLFNPDYRCETLPVFKS; encoded by the coding sequence ATGGAATGCACTTCGCGCCATCACTGCCTCGTCTACGAGGGGTCCCCCGCCCTGCAGCTTCCCGCCCTGACGGCGACGATCCAGCGGCGGCTGAACGAGGGCTACCGGTGCCTTTATCTCAACAGCAAGCCGATGGTGATGGGGATTCGTTCGAGCCTCGCGGCCCTCGGCGTCGACGTCGCCGCCGAGGTCCAGCGGGGCCGCCTCGTCCTCTCCTCGGACTCGTGCGTCTCCGCCGACGGCGTCTTCGACGTGACGGGGATGCTCGGCCTCCTGGAGGAGACGCTCGATCGGGCCTTGCGGGACGGCTACAAGGGCCTCTGGGCGAGCGGCGACATGACGTGGGAATTCGGCTCCGAAAAGAACTTCGAGAAGCTCGTCGAATACGAGCACCGGCTCGAGGAGATTTTCAGCCGGCGGCCCGAGTTGATGGGGATCTGCCAGTACCATCGGGACACGCTCCCCGCCGAGGTCATCCAGCAGGCCCGGGCGGTCCACCGCTCCCTCTACGTCAACGAGACGCTCTCCCTCTTCAATCCCGATTACCGGTGCGAAACGCTGCCGGTCTTCAAGAGTTGA